The following coding sequences are from one Nicotiana tabacum cultivar K326 chromosome 1, ASM71507v2, whole genome shotgun sequence window:
- the LOC142162122 gene encoding uncharacterized protein LOC142162122, translating to MGVVGDFNGITNAEENKGRRPYKFEEIFDSISCLTDCNLQDAARADFTRYLKFQDNILRQKARIKWLKKGDANTAFFYGIIRNMRKRLHIQKIKDMEGNWVEGSNEIADATLNYFDHLFSADNTIEDSNVLSVGDTLPKFFTHACIIMLPKVEAPQIFFDIRPIILCNVSSKIIAKILNARLNKILPKIITQNQSDFVKGRAITKNILLAQELINDIGKPRKEANVVIKLDMAKAYDRVSLPF from the exons ATGGGAGTAGTAGGTGATTTCAATGGGATCACCAATgctgaagaaaataaaggaagaaggCCTTACAAATTTGAAGAAATCTTTGACTCCATCTCCTGCCTAACTGACTGCAATCTCCAGGATGCAG CCAGAGCAGATTTTACTCGATATCTTAAGTTTCAGGATAATATTCTGAGGCAGAAGGCCAGAATCAAATGGTTGAAAAAGGGGGATGCCAATACTGCTTTCTTCTATGGTATCATTAGGAACATGAGAAAAAGATTACATATCCAGAAGATTAAGGACATGGAAGGCAACTGGGTTGAAGGAAGCAATGAAATTGCAGATGCAACTCTTAATTACTTTGATCACTTATTTTCTGCCGACAACACTATTGAGGATAGTAATGTCCTAAGTGTG GGAGATACATTGCCTAAATTCTTCACTCATGCATGTATCATTATGCTTCCTAAAGTGGAGGCCCCTCAAATCTTCTTTGACATCAGGCCAATCATCTTGTGCAATGTTTCTAGCAAAATTATTGCTAAAATTCTCAATGCAAGATTAAACAAAATTTTGCCCAAGATCATCACTCAAAACCAAAGTGATTTTGTTAAAGGAAGAGCCATAACTAAAAATATTCTACTAGCACAGGAGCTTATCAATGATATTGGCAAACCAAGAAAAGAAGCTAATGTGGTGATCAAACTGGATATGGCTAAAGCCTACGACAGAGTCTCTTTGCCTTTCTAA